CCGGTGACGGGCGCCATGAGCGCCGGATTCAGCAAGGACGGAGCGTTCGCCCCCTTGGACGTGCTGGGAATCAACTACTCCCTGGGCGTGCACGACCATGTGCATAAAAACCTGTACCCGAACAAGCTCATCTACAGCTCGGAATCCGTATCCCACAGCGCCTCCCGCGGGGAATGGCAGGACAAAAAACACGTTTACAACAACTACGACAACCATTGGGTGGGCTGGGGGGACTCCCTCCGCAAAACCTGGAAATTCGTGGATACGCGGGAATGGGATGCAGGCACCTTCGTCTGGACCGGATTCGATTACCGCGGAGAACCCACCCCCGTCAACGCGTGGCCGGTCATCTCCTCCTACTTCGGCATCGTGGACACCTGCGGCTTTGCCAAGGACTCCTTCTATTTGATGCAGGCCCTTTGGACAGACAAGCCCATGGCGCACGTCTTCCCCCACTGGAATCTGGGTAAGGACATGATCGGCAAAAAAGTGAAAGTCGGCACCTACACCAACGGGGATGAAGCGGAACTCTTCCTGAACGGGAAGACTCTGGGGAAAAAGCCTGTGGACAAGTACATGCAGCTCTACTGGGATGATGTGGAATACCAGCCCGGAGAACTGAAAATGGTCGCCTACAAAAAAGGAAGGAAGCATGCCGAAGCCAAAGTAGTGACCACGGGCGAACCGGTCGCCCTTGGCCTGGAAGTGAAATTCGACAACTGGCAGCGCAAGAGCGCCCGGACCGGCGTTAGCGACGCCCTGCCCGTAACCGTCTTTGCCGTGGACTCCAAGGGTCGACGCGTTCCTACGGCCTCCAACAAGGTATCCTTCGCCGTCAAGGGGGGAAAAGTATTGGGTGTGGGCAATGGAGATCCACTTTGCCATGAACCGGACATCGCTACGGAACGTTCCCTGTACAATGGGCTGGCATCCGCCATCGTGGCTCCCGGGGATGAAGAAGGCGTGCTGGAAATAACCGCCTCTTCTCCCGGCCTCAAGCCCTATTCCCTGAAGCTTTCCATCCGCAAGGGGAACGGCTTCATCCAGTATCCCACAATTGACGGCAGCATCGTGCTGACGGACTGGCGCATCTCGGAAATCACGGACAAGCCGCAGAATCCCAACCGCCCCATTGCGGACGGCGACATGAACACCTGGCAGCCCATTGCCGTAGGCAGCGGTCCCCAGCCCCAGTGGGACCAGAAGCAGGGCTGGGCTACCTACCGCGCCCTGTTTGACATGCCCAACGGCAACAACTGGGAGCTGGTGCTGGAAGGCGTCAAAGGAAACGCCCAAGTCTTCGTGAACGGCCAGGAAGTCGCCAAAAAGGACAATCCCGCCTCCGGCACGGTCAAGGCCCCAGTCAAAGCCCCTGCCGGGTCCAAGGTAACCGTTTCTGTCCAGATGAAGAGCAGCGAAGCCAAAGCCGGCCTGACGGGAACCGCCAAACTGGTTCAGAAAAAGTAATATCTTTCAGAAATCCGTCCCGCTTCCAGGGCCGCTCCGTTTTCCCGGGGCGGCCTTTTCATATATCCGGAAAATCAGGTTTCATGGAGTTGCCTTGCAGTGACTGGAAAAAATATATTATCAATAATAAGCTTCCGTGATCCAGCAGGAAGGCCCCCATTCGGAAGGTCCGCAATACGAGATGGCTACTTTCTCCACTATTCCACTCCAGAAGGGTTACAATATGAATCCCATTCCATCCGGCCTCACCAGGGAGGAAGAAAAAACGTCCTGGGAGTTCAAGCCAGCTGCTGGAGTGAATACATGACCACGCTGGCCAAGTGGCAATATATGGTTTTCTCCCGCATGTTCGCCATGGCGGAACTGGGCTGGACGCCTGCGGAACGCAGGGACTTTACGGACTTCAAGGAACGCCTGGACAAACACAAGCCTTTCCTGGATGCCCTGAAGATCAACTACCGGACGGACTTCGGAGAACCGGCGCAGCCGGATGCCAAAATGATCCGCGAGTAAACGGAACCCCAGAAAAATCACGGACGCCGCGCCGTACCGCGAGCGCCGGAGTTCAGTCTTGCCCTTCCCTGAAAAAGCGCCTATCATAACCCCGTTATGCCAATAGCCACACCAGAACAATACATCACCATGCTTGAAACGGCCAAGAAGGAAGGCTACGCCTACCCTGCCGTTAACGTAACCACGATTGAAGTGATCAACGGCGCCCTCCGCGCCTTCTCCGAAGCCAAGAGCGACGGCATCATCCAGGTTTCCATCGGCGGCGGCAAATTCGCCTCCGGCACCTCCGTCGGCAGCTCCGCCATCGGCGCCATTGTTCTGGCGGAAGCCACCCGCCGCCTGGCTGAAGAGCACAAGGTGCTCGTAGGCTTGCACACGGACCACTGCCAGCCCGAACACGTGGATACCTTCCTGCGCCCCCTCCTGGCCGAATCCCGCCGCCGCGTGGAACGGGGTGAAGCTCCCCTTTTCAACTCCCACATGCTGGATGCCTCCACCCTGCCCATGGCCGAAAACCTCAAGCTTTCCCAAGAACTGCTGAAGGAATGCGCCGAACTGGGCATCGTCCTTGAAATTGAAATCGGCGTCGTGGGCGGTGAAGAAGACGGCGTGGACAATTCCGGCCACCCGGCCGACAAGCTTTACACGTCCCCGGAAGACATGCTGATGACCTACGAAGCCCTGGCTCCGATCGGTAAATTCATGCTTGCGGCCACCTTCGGCAACGTTCACGGCGTCTACAAGCCCGGCCACGTCAAGCTGAAGCCCAGCATCCTGCGCGACGGTCAGGACGCCGTAGCCGCCAAGCACGGCGAAGAGGCACGCATGCCCCTCGTCTTCCACGGCGGTTCCGGTTCCGAACTGTCCGACATCCGTGAAGCCGTCTCCTACGGCGTGGTGAAGATGAACATCGACACCGATACACAGTATGCCTTCACGCGCCCGATCGTCACCCACATTTGTGAGCACATCAACGGAGTGCTCAAGATTGACGGTGAAGTCGGCAACAAGAAGGACTACGATCCACGCTCCTATCTCGCCAAGGGTGAAAAGGGCGTTGCCGCCCGTCTCCAGGAAGCCGCAGACAACCTCATGTCCGCCGGCAAGACCCTCTTCGGCAAGATCTAATAGTACCTGAAAGGTGCTTGTACAAAACCCGGCCTCCCGAAAGGGGCCGGGTTTTCTCTTTTGTTCTTCACATCGGAAGAAGCAAAAGTTAGACTGTCAGGCTCAGACACTTCAGCAAGCATGGCCATTCTCCCTCTCCTGCAAAAGCTCTCTTTCCATGTTCCCGGACTCTCTGAAAAAAAGCGGAAAAACATGGAACGCAGGCTGGCATTCCATGAATGGACCAAGGGGTTCCGCCGCTTTTTCAGACGCCCGTTCGTCTTTCTTTTCGGTTCCCCGTTTCATTCTAATCTGGGGGCTCAGGCGCAGACGGAATGCATTATTGCCTGGATCAGGAAAAATCTGCCCCGGCACGAAATATTCATTGCCACCTACATGAATACCTCCCCGAGGCTTCTGAAGATGATACGCAGGCATATCCGGAAAAATGACATCCTGCTGTGCCACAGCGGCTACCATATGACGGACCTGTACAATGAACAGAGCCACTATCTCCGCATCGCCCAGCTCTTCCCCGACCATCCTCTGACCATTCTGCCCCAGACTATTCATTATCAAGATGATTCCCATGCACAAGCCACGGCGGACATTCTCAACTCCCATCCCGACTGCACCCTCCTTTGCCGGGATGAGCATTCCTATGAAACAGCCAGGGCATTATTCAATAAATGCCGCCTTTTTCTTTATCCGGACATCGTAACCTCCCTCATCGGCAACATCAAGCTGCCTGAATATTCTCGGAAGGGCGTCCTCTTCTGCATGAGAAATGACAAGGAAGCCTTCCACCGGCCGGAAGCCATTGAACAGCTCCGCCGGAAACTGGAAGAGTTTATCACAACGGAGCAAACGGACACTACCGTCGATATTCCTCCCGGCGAAGTCATTGCGGACAGAAAGAAAATACTCCATTCCACCTTTGATTATTTCTCCCGCTTCCAGGCTGTCGTCACGGACCGCTACCACGGGACCATCTTCTCCCTGATCGGTAACACCCCCGTCATTGTCCTCAATTCCAGCGACCATAAACTCGCCTCCGGCGTCCAATGGTTCCCCGAATCTTTCAGCCGGCACGTCTATTTTGCCGAAACGCTGGACCAGGTACCCGGGTATGTGCAGCATATTGTTGACCAACCGCCCAAGGAGCCTCTTCCGCCTTATTTTTCCACGGAATATTACGACCACCTCCTTGAGAAACTTCATTTTCCCCATACATGATCGACATTTGCCCCACAACCGACTGTACGGGATGCTCCGCATGCTTTTCCATCTGTCCCAGGCATGCTGTTACCCTGATCCCGGACCAGGAAGGATTTCTGCATCCTCAGATTGACCAGGACCTCTGCATTGACCGCGACCTGTGCCGGAAGGCCTGCCCGGCCCGGCAAACGCCGTCCCGTAAAGACAGGCTCCCGGAAGAACTGTTTTTTGCGGCCTATCACCGGGATGAAGACATACGCATGGCATCCTCCTCCGGAGGCGCCTTTTCCGCGCTGGCTTCATGGATGCTGAAACAGGGAGGATACGTTTGCGCCGCATCCTATGACGACGATTTCAAGGGAGTACACCACGTCATCATCCGCTCGGAGGAAGAGCTGCCCAGGCTGCGAACATCCAAATACACGCAAAGCAGAACCGGAACCTGCTTCCGGGACATCCTCCGGCTCCTGAAGCAGGGGGAAAAGGTCCTGTTTGCCGGAACTCCGTGCCAGACGGCGGGGCTGCATCTCTTCCTCAGAAAAGAATATGACAAACTGCTGACCGTGGACATCGTCTGCCACGGAGTTCCATCTCCCGTCATTTTTGCGGACTACATCAGCTACCTTGAACGCAAGTACAAATCCCCGGTCAAAAATTACAATTTCCGTGACAAGAAATGGAGCTGGTACCATTTCAATACAAAAGCTGAATTTAAAAACCGCAAGGCCGTTTATCGGGGTACATGGGAGGAGGACACGTTCATGCGCGGGTTCCTGAGGGACTACTTCCTGAGGGAAAGCTGCTATACCTGCAAATACAGCAAGCACGAACGCTACGCCGACATTACCTTGAGCGATTTTTGGGGTTATGACGCCTCCGACGGAGGCTTTCCCAATGACGACAAGGGGATTTCCATGTGCATGTGCAACACGGTATCAGGCAGGGATGCTTTCGAGTCGGCCAAATCCTCTCTCATTTGGTGTACGCGTCCACGGAAAATGAGCCTCACGAACGGAGGGTTCTTCCCCAGACTGGCTACTCTGAAAGAAAGGCAGGCTTTCCTGGAGGAATACCGCCGTATCGGATTCGACCGGGCTGTGCCAAAGTACATGTATCCCGAGCCCGTACCCGATGATCTGAAAGTCCTGTATTTCTGGGGCCGTGGGAGCCGTGCCTTGAAACGCTCCAGGAAATTGCTGCGCCTTGTGAGAAAAATACAGCGCTTCTTCCGGGGTTCTAAAAAACAGGCATAGACCGGAAACCCCAAGCCCTCCGCATCCTGAATGCTGTTCCCTAAAAGGAACGGCAAAAATGCCGATTCACCGTAGATTTGCAGTTCCGGCGTCCGGAGCCCCCGTATATTGGACCGGAAAACTTCCGGAGGCAACGAAAGGCAAGCTCCTCACTCAATCCTGCAACCCTCCACTTCTAGTTCCCTGCCTTGCGGGATTCCCGGACGCGGTCGTTGGCGTTCAGGATGCGCTTGCGCAGGCGGATGAAATGAGGCGTGGCCTCTACCAGTTCATCCGCTTCAATGTATTCAATGGCGCGTTCCAGGGAGAAGTTGACGGGAGGTGAAAGCTGGATGCCGTCCCCCTTCGTGGCGGAACGGATGTTGTTCAAATGCTTTTCCTTGCACGGATTCACGGGCATGTCCATCTGGCGCGGGTTTTCACCCACGATCTGCCCTTCGTAAATGTCCTCCTGCGGTCCCACGAACAGGCGCCCGCGCTCTTCCAGGGCGGCCAGGGCGAAGGGGGTGGAAACTCCCGTTTCCATGGAAACAAGCGTGCCCGTGGTGCGCGTGGTGATTTCCCCGGCGTAGGGGCCGTAATCCCGGAACAAGTGGGAGAAAATGCCGTGGCCGGACGTCAGGTTCACCAGCTCGAATTCAAACCCGATGATGCCGCGGGTGGGGATGTACGCCTGGATGAAGGTATGACCCGTGCCCTCCTTGCATACCATGTCTTCCATCTGTCCCTTGCGGGCGTTCAGGAGCTTCATGACGCCGTTGGAATATTCGTCCGGCACTTCCACGTAAATCGTCTCGTACGGCTCCGTCAGGCGGTCGTTCTCATCCCTTTTCATGATCACGGTGGGACGGGAAACGCACAGCTCGTAATTTTCACGGCGCATGGTTTCCACAAGCACGGCAATCTGCATGGCCCCGCGGGCGGAAACGGAGAACACGCCGGCCTTGTCCGTATCCTCCACCTGGATGGAAATATTCGTACGCATCTCCCGCATCAGGCGGTCGCGAATCACGCGGGAAGTAACGTTCTTGCCGTCACGGCCGCCAAAGGGGCCGTTGTTGATGGAAAATTCCATGGAGATCGTAGGCGGATCAATCGCCACGAATGGCAGGGCTTCCGTCTCCTGGGAACCGCCGAGGGTTTCACCGATGTTTACGTTCTCAAACCCCGCCACGCCCACAATATTGCCCGCCACGCCCACGGCGGAATCCGTAGTGCCCAGTCCGGAATATTCAAACATGCGGGTGACCTTGCCGGAAACACAGGTTCCTCCGCTCTGGTGGAGCCAGACGGTGTCTCCCTTCTTTACGGAACCGGAAGTGATACGGCCAATGGCGACGCGGCCCACGTAATCATCCCAGTCAATATTGGAAACGAGCATCTTGAACTCCCCTTCCGGGTCGGCGTCCTTCGGTGCCGGGATATGTTCCACAATCTTGAACAGGAGGGGCGTGCAGTCCACGGGAGGTTCCCCTTCCATGGAATTCATGAAATAGCCGTCGCGGGCGGAGCCGTACACGAAGGGGGCTTCAAACTGTTCGTCCGTAGCGCCCAGCTCCAGGAACAGTTCCAGCACCTGGTCATGCACGGCGGCGGGATCGGCGTGCGGACGGTCGATCTTGTTAATCACCACGATAGGCATCAATCCTTCCTGGAGAGCCTTGCGAAGCACGAAGCGCGTCTGGGCCTGCGGCCCTTCAAAAGCATCCACCACCAGAAGAACGCCGTCCACCATCTTCATCACGCGTTCTACTTCACCGCCGAAATCGGCATGTCCAGGAGTATCAACGATGTTGATGGTGTATCCGTTCCAGAGGATGGAAGTGTTCTTCGCCTTGATCGTGATGCCTTTTTCACGTTCCAGATCCATGGAATCCATGGCGCGTTCCTGCACGGCCTGGTTGGCCCGGTAGGCGCCGCCCGCCTGCAGAAGTTGGTCAACCAGGGTGGTTTTCCCATGGTCAACGTGAGCGATGATGGCGAGATTGCGGAACTTGGAAGGATCTGACATTTCGCGCGAGAGCTAAAGGCACGGGAAAATAAATGTCAAGCCTGCTCCACGAATACCGTCATAATAATTCCACGCGCGCGAGGCTTCCACGAAGTGCCGTGATTGACGGAACTTTTCCCTCACGCGTGAATTTATAGCTTTCCCCGGCGGGCAAATGCGGCTATCCTGCTCCGGCACAAACAATTTCCTAATTTTAAACGACAATGAAGATTTGGTTAGACGGCAAGCTAGTGGAACAGGAGGAAGCCAAGACCTCCGTGTTTGATCATGGCACACTTTACGGCGACGGTATTTTTGAGGGCATCCGCTTTTATAACAGGCGCGTTTTCCGGCTGGAAGATCACATGGACCGCCTGTTCAACTGTGCCCATTACTTGCTGCTGGACATGCCCTACAGCAAGGAGGAACTGTCCAAAGCCGTTTGCGAAACCGCGGCGGCCTCCGGCCTGGACGACGGCTATATTCGCCTGGTAGTCACGCGCGGCATCGGCAACCTGGGGCTCAATCCTTTCAACTGCAAGCGTTCCTGCGTTTATATCATCGCGGATAAAATATCCCTGTACGATCCGGCAGTTTATGAAAACGGCCTGTCCCTGATCACCAGTTCCATCCGCCGCAATCGTCCGGACACCATTTGCCCGCAGGTGAAATCCCTCAATTACCTCAACAATATCCTGGCCAAGGTGGAAGCCGTGCGTCAGGGAGCGGCGGAAGCCCTGATGCTGAACGACCAGGGCAACGTGGCGGAATGCACGGGGGACAACATCTTCATCGTGAAGGACGGTACCGTTTATACGCCCCCGGTGACGGACGGTGCGCTGGACGGCATCACCCGCCGCGTGGTTCTGGAAATTTGCCGTGAACAGCAAATCCCGGCGGAAGAAAAAACCATGAACCGCTTCACGGTTACGTGCGCGGACGAATGCTTCCTGACCGGAACGGCCGCAGAATGCGTTCCCGTCACCAAATTGGACAGCTACGAGCTGGGTTCCGGCAAAATCGGCCCCGTGACCGCCCGCATTCTGGCGCGCTTCCAGGAACTGACCCAGCACACGGGCACGGAATTTTAATTCCGTTTCCTTTTCAACCGTAAAGCCGCTCTTCTTTCCGGGAAGAGCGGCTTTTTCTTTCAGGAGGATTCCTTAAAAGTTAATCCTGAATGAGAGGGGAGGAACTGTTCCAACCCCTTACATCGGAATATGAAAAAACAGGCTTATTACTTCTTCGGCAGACCGGTTTCCGGGTCAAACTGCTTGGCCTGCTCCATGTGTTCCTTGGTCTGGTAAAAACGCACGTAGTCAATCAGGAACTCAACCGGATATCCCGTGCCGTCCTGGGGAGCTTTTTCACACCAGTTGCCGCCTACGGCGGAATTGAGGATCAGGTAAAAGGGCGTCCGGAAGGGATTGCCCGCCCCATTCGCGTAATTTGTGGTATTCAGGTCGATGGACTTTACCAGCTTGTCGTCCACCATCAGCTTGATGCTGTCCTTATCCCACTCCATGACGTAGATATGGAAATGGTCGGAAAGATTGTTGATCTTCACCGTGCCGCCGCGTGAGGCGTCTTTCTTGGAGACGCCGTCCGGGCTCAGATGGAAGGTGGAATAAACCACGTCCGGCTGCTGGGAAATATTTTCCATCATGTCAATTTCCCCGTTGGTGGGCCATCCCCACTTGTTCTTGCCCAGCAGCCAGATGGCGGGCCAGATGCCCTTGGCCTTGTTGGGAAGTTTGGCGCGGACTTCCAGTCTGCCGAACAGGAAAGTCTTCGTTTTAAGCGTGCTGACGGAGCCGGAAGTATAAGGCATGAATTTGGTGTTTTTAATCCATTCCGCGTTGCTTTTCTTGTAATTGATGTTGGCAAATTTCTCAAAATGGGTCTCCAACACCAGATTGCCGTCTTTCACGCGCAAATTCTTCGGGCGTGCGGTATATGTCTGCTGGGAACCTTGGTTGCGGACAACACCCAGTTCCGGCTGCCATTTCTTGGGGTTGACCTTGGTGCCGTTGAACTCGTCGCCCCACACGTACACCCAGCCGCCCGGCAGGGTCTTGGGAGGATTGACGTTTTCTCCCTTTCCGGACGTGCACAGACACGCCGCCAGCAATACGGCAAACAGGCCTTTCTTCATCATATGGACCAATACTGTACTTGAAGGGTCCGCCTTTCAATCAAAATCCAGCCCATGCATGCTTGCCATTGAAAATTCCGGAGCGAGCCTGTTCAGGCCCTGGTAAAAATTTAAGGAGAAATGGCCTCCTGCCTGTGTTATATTCCATCCATGAATACAAATTTTCCGGAGAAATGCTCGGCGATGCTCCATCAAACGCCCCTGGGGCCGGTCGGCATCGTGGAAAACGGAACGGCCATCACGCATATCTTTTGGGGACACATGGTGCGGCCGGAGCAACTGCGATGGAAGGATACTCCCCTGCTGAAAGATGCCGCCGGACAGCTTGACGAATATTTCCGGGGAGTCCGCCGCATTTTTGACCTGCCGCTCGCTCCGCAGGGCACTCCCTTTGAAGAAGCCGTCTGGCAGGCTCTTCTGACCATTCCCTACGGGGAGACGAGAAGCTATGCCGACATCGCCCGGCAAACGGGCAGGCCGTCTGCCTGCCGCCCCGTAGGCCGAGCCAATGGGCACAACCCCATAAGCATTATTATTCCCTGCCACAGGGTCATTGGCGCCAACAAAAAATTGACTGGGTATACAGGAGGGTTGTCCATCAAACAATACTTGCTTGAACTGGAACAGGGGGCGACATCTTCCTTCCTGCCCCTGCCGGAAGAGCAACACATGTCCCGGGACCTTTCCTCCACCTGTTAAGACGGGAAAACTGGAAAAAGCCTATTCCTGCGGAGCTTCCTCCTGATTCTCCTGGTTTTCCTGATTCTCAAGGGATTTCAGGGCGTCCTTGGGCGACTCAATGCCCAGCCACTGCAAAGGAAGGAGTTCTCCGGTAACCTTGTAATGCTTGTAAGTCAGCCCAGCGAACAGCGCCAGGAAAAACATCAGAACGGCATACAAAGCCATCCACATGTAATTTTTCCGGGCCGTGCGGGTAGCCTGGTCCGCAAGCTGCTGCAAATTCTGCATGGCGGGAGAAATAGATTCTTCCTTACTGTTCTCTCGGTCCGTTTCGGAGACCGGGAGGGAAACCGGTTCTTCAGAGAACTTCAAATGCACCTCTCCCAAAATAATATCGTCCCCTTCATACAGGGCGGCAGGCCCCATGGGAGTCAGGCCGTTGATTTTGACGCCGTTGGTGGAACCCAGGTCTTCGATGACATAACCGCCGTCCTTGTACTGGAGCAACGCATGTTCTCCTGATACGGAAGGAGAGGGAATGGCAATTTCACAATGTTCATCCCGACCGATGCGAGCGAAATATTCGCCGTTTTTCGGGAGAACAATGGTTTTCTCGGAACCGTCAGGCAGCAGAATGGAAAGGCGGGGCATGATTTACAGCTGATGATGCCATGCCGGCACTTCTTTTCAATCCAAAAGACCGTTTGCACGCATTCCATTGGAAAAAGCCGCACCAATGCCATCTATTGACACCTCTGATTGATAGTGATTTAATAACTCGTGCCTTCTCTCTCCCCTTCTTTTACAGGCTACAATCTGGCCACAGCCGTCAAAAGCGTTTTCCGCAAATACGCACGCTTTTCAGGCCGCGCCACCTTGTCCGAATTCTGGTACTGGACATTGGGACAAACGGTGATTTTCATTCTCTTGTGGATGCTCAGCCTGGCATTTATGCTGAACCTTTTTATTTTCAATGATCCCCAGCAGATGCCGCCCTCCAGGGTTTTCAACCATGTTCTGGCAGGAGAAAGCCCGGTGCTGTTATGGGCGCTCTTCACGCTGCTCCCTTCTCTGGCCGTGGGATGCAGACGCCTGCATGATACCAATAAAAGCGGCGCGCTTCTTCTGCTGAACCTCATTCCGCTGGCGGGCCCCATCCTTCTCATCATCTTTTTTTGCGAGGACAGCCAGCGGGAAACAAACCAATACGGCCCTTCGGAAAAATATCCGGAAGGCAGCGATCGGGCCGGTCTTATTCCTCCCGGACGTATTCCACCCCCCTAGGTGGCATGAATCCCATGCCGTGGAAACGGACGTACAGTCCTGCACTTGTCTTGCTTTCGGGCCAAAAATGCCTAAGATCAAGCCATGTTTGTTGACAACATCCGCATATTTGCCAAGGCAGGAAAGGGAGGAAACGGGCTGGTCAGCTTCCGCAGGGCCAAATTCGTGCCCAAGGGCGGCCCGGACGGCGGGGACGGCGGCGATGGCGGTAGCGTCATTCTGGAAGTGGACCCACACACGAATGACCTGCGTTCCTTTTTCTACGATCCCAAGCTGATCGCTACGGACGGCGTAGGCGGCCAGGGAGCTAAAAAACACGGCAAAAACGGGAAATCCGTCATCGGGAAAGTTCCGCCCGGCACCATCATCTACCGCAGCAATGCCTCTTCCATGTCGGAAGCCACGTGGCTGGAGCGGGAAGGCGACGGCATTGAACTGGAAAAAATCGCGGACCTGACGGAAATAGGAACCCGGTTCACGCTGTGCCAGGGCGGCATCGGCGGCAAAGGCAACTGGCACTTCCGTTCCGCCACCAACCAAGCCCCCACGGAAGCGGAACTGGGCAGGGAAGGGGAGGAAGGCGTCTTTTTCATGGAACTGCGCCGCAT
This genomic stretch from Akkermansia biwaensis harbors:
- a CDS encoding glycoside hydrolase family 16 protein, with the translated sequence MMKKGLFAVLLAACLCTSGKGENVNPPKTLPGGWVYVWGDEFNGTKVNPKKWQPELGVVRNQGSQQTYTARPKNLRVKDGNLVLETHFEKFANINYKKSNAEWIKNTKFMPYTSGSVSTLKTKTFLFGRLEVRAKLPNKAKGIWPAIWLLGKNKWGWPTNGEIDMMENISQQPDVVYSTFHLSPDGVSKKDASRGGTVKINNLSDHFHIYVMEWDKDSIKLMVDDKLVKSIDLNTTNYANGAGNPFRTPFYLILNSAVGGNWCEKAPQDGTGYPVEFLIDYVRFYQTKEHMEQAKQFDPETGLPKK
- a CDS encoding methylated-DNA--[protein]-cysteine S-methyltransferase produces the protein MNTNFPEKCSAMLHQTPLGPVGIVENGTAITHIFWGHMVRPEQLRWKDTPLLKDAAGQLDEYFRGVRRIFDLPLAPQGTPFEEAVWQALLTIPYGETRSYADIARQTGRPSACRPVGRANGHNPISIIIPCHRVIGANKKLTGYTGGLSIKQYLLELEQGATSSFLPLPEEQHMSRDLSSTC
- a CDS encoding FHA domain-containing protein, coding for MPRLSILLPDGSEKTIVLPKNGEYFARIGRDEHCEIAIPSPSVSGEHALLQYKDGGYVIEDLGSTNGVKINGLTPMGPAALYEGDDIILGEVHLKFSEEPVSLPVSETDRENSKEESISPAMQNLQQLADQATRTARKNYMWMALYAVLMFFLALFAGLTYKHYKVTGELLPLQWLGIESPKDALKSLENQENQENQEEAPQE
- a CDS encoding DUF805 domain-containing protein, encoding MPSLSPSFTGYNLATAVKSVFRKYARFSGRATLSEFWYWTLGQTVIFILLWMLSLAFMLNLFIFNDPQQMPPSRVFNHVLAGESPVLLWALFTLLPSLAVGCRRLHDTNKSGALLLLNLIPLAGPILLIIFFCEDSQRETNQYGPSEKYPEGSDRAGLIPPGRIPPP